Proteins encoded together in one Paracidovorax wautersii window:
- a CDS encoding YdaS family helix-turn-helix protein, producing the protein MNLSEYLSSPGALTVAELRKSIGAPSDAQIRQWQHGYAKRRPGPVYCHRIELATSGAVSRRDLRPDDWHLIWPELSPSKEVAHG; encoded by the coding sequence ATGAACTTGTCCGAGTACCTATCAAGCCCTGGAGCACTCACGGTCGCGGAGCTACGCAAGAGCATTGGCGCCCCCAGTGATGCACAGATTCGCCAATGGCAGCACGGCTATGCAAAGCGCCGTCCTGGCCCTGTGTACTGCCATCGGATCGAGCTTGCCACCTCCGGCGCAGTCTCCCGGCGCGACCTCCGCCCCGACGACTGGCACCTGATCTGGCCTGAGCTTTCCCCCTCCAAGGAGGTGGCCCATGGCTGA
- a CDS encoding S24 family peptidase — MSTESIAFATDMQVANALVAPATVSQMDEKAIQDWRMRRLEAMVEREGGKAAAGRKLGYRDGAFVGQMLRGERPITEKTVLAAHALSGYSGWFDLRPPPQPNRTANAPEVSTTMKAEFVAVRRADVRFSNGHGQVTYEEDDHPPLVFRSDFLRRMGISSGDAVVVEAEGISNEPKIPEGAVVLVNRGDRERLNGELFAFRCDGELLIKRLERVDGVGILATADNPNFKPKTKVYTTASDFEVIGRAVWTGAVL, encoded by the coding sequence ATGAGCACCGAATCTATAGCATTTGCTACCGATATGCAAGTAGCCAATGCTCTTGTAGCGCCTGCTACCGTCTCTCAGATGGATGAAAAAGCAATTCAGGACTGGCGCATGCGACGCTTAGAGGCCATGGTTGAGCGCGAAGGCGGGAAGGCTGCCGCAGGGAGAAAGCTCGGCTATCGCGATGGCGCCTTTGTGGGCCAGATGCTGCGCGGAGAGCGGCCAATCACTGAGAAAACCGTGTTGGCCGCCCATGCTCTGTCAGGCTACAGCGGGTGGTTTGACCTTCGACCCCCTCCACAACCCAATCGCACTGCAAACGCGCCAGAGGTCTCGACCACGATGAAGGCCGAGTTCGTTGCGGTGCGCCGCGCTGATGTGAGGTTCTCGAACGGACACGGCCAGGTGACATATGAAGAGGACGACCACCCTCCCCTAGTGTTTCGGTCGGACTTCCTGCGCCGGATGGGCATATCTTCCGGCGATGCGGTGGTGGTAGAGGCGGAGGGGATTAGCAACGAGCCGAAAATTCCAGAGGGCGCTGTCGTGCTGGTAAATAGAGGCGATCGAGAGAGACTGAATGGCGAGCTCTTTGCCTTCCGGTGCGACGGAGAGCTGCTGATCAAGCGCTTGGAGCGCGTGGACGGCGTGGGAATCCTGGCCACGGCCGACAACCCGAATTTCAAGCCAAAAACGAAGGTCTACACAACCGCTTCAGACTTTGAGGTCATAGGACGGGCCGTGTGGACCGGAGCTGTCCTGTAA
- a CDS encoding UDP-N-acetylglucosamine acyltransferase, producing the protein MQFARLLVAVSFAVVAAGCATPPPPLNFSVPDVGVSSKKIDAEVKAITVTLARPEEKKGDMPVGIEGITNFWKEALQESLDRMAVFKDESKNKVSIQVKILAFDVPAFGLEMTSKSIARYEIIDRATGSIIYTQEIASTGVVPVSHAFVGMVRARESINRAAQNNIKQFLQAVESVDVEKPMFPNEKK; encoded by the coding sequence ATGCAATTCGCCCGTCTTCTGGTTGCCGTTTCATTCGCTGTTGTTGCTGCTGGCTGCGCAACTCCTCCCCCTCCTTTGAACTTCTCGGTCCCAGACGTGGGAGTCTCAAGCAAGAAGATCGACGCCGAGGTAAAGGCAATCACGGTCACTCTGGCTCGCCCGGAGGAGAAAAAGGGCGACATGCCTGTAGGCATTGAGGGCATCACGAACTTCTGGAAGGAAGCGCTACAAGAATCGCTTGATCGGATGGCGGTCTTCAAGGATGAGTCAAAAAACAAAGTCAGCATTCAGGTGAAGATCCTGGCGTTTGACGTGCCAGCCTTTGGCCTCGAGATGACATCCAAGTCGATTGCTCGCTATGAAATCATTGATCGCGCAACCGGCAGCATCATTTATACCCAGGAGATCGCTTCCACGGGTGTGGTCCCAGTAAGCCACGCGTTCGTCGGCATGGTGCGCGCACGCGAATCCATCAACAGGGCGGCGCAGAACAACATCAAACAGTTCCTCCAGGCCGTGGAGTCGGTTGATGTTGAGAAGCCCATGTTCCCTAACGAAAAGAAGTGA
- a CDS encoding glycine zipper 2TM domain-containing protein, which yields MRAAILCLCLAATGCANTTDPSTYSVGSVGQVNRSVPGIIISARAVTINTNTGTGGAVGGVAGAVAGSSIGGGARANALGAIGGAVAGALVGSAIEQGGANQPGMEYVVSTSNGALLTVTQGLEPRLQENEKVIILYGSPARIIRDPRP from the coding sequence ATGCGTGCTGCAATTCTTTGCCTATGCCTTGCCGCTACAGGCTGTGCAAACACCACCGACCCGAGCACCTATTCGGTGGGATCGGTCGGGCAGGTGAACCGGAGCGTGCCGGGCATCATCATTAGCGCCCGTGCTGTGACGATTAATACCAACACTGGCACCGGCGGGGCAGTTGGAGGTGTAGCTGGAGCGGTGGCCGGTTCCAGTATCGGCGGCGGGGCTAGAGCAAATGCACTTGGCGCTATCGGCGGTGCAGTCGCTGGCGCTTTAGTTGGATCCGCGATTGAGCAAGGCGGCGCCAATCAGCCAGGCATGGAGTATGTGGTCTCCACCTCTAATGGCGCGCTACTAACGGTCACTCAAGGGCTCGAGCCGCGCCTCCAGGAGAACGAAAAGGTCATCATCCTCTACGGCAGCCCCGCCCGGATCATTCGAGATCCACGACCCTGA
- a CDS encoding thermonuclease family protein: MISAALLCLIVGVSDGDTLTARCGKPGAYEQVKVRLSAIDAPEKAQPFGQRSRQHLADLCFQQQATLTPKTKDRYGRTVADVECRGQDAGTEQVRAGLAWYYVRYGKGYEQLRALEAEARSAGRGLWSEPGAVEPWNWRRPR, from the coding sequence GTGATCTCGGCCGCACTGCTCTGCCTCATCGTCGGAGTTAGCGACGGCGACACCCTGACCGCGCGCTGCGGCAAGCCTGGAGCCTATGAGCAGGTGAAGGTGCGGCTGTCCGCCATCGACGCACCGGAGAAGGCCCAGCCGTTCGGCCAGCGCAGCCGGCAGCACCTGGCGGATCTGTGCTTCCAGCAGCAGGCCACCCTCACCCCTAAGACCAAGGACCGCTACGGCCGCACCGTGGCCGATGTGGAGTGCCGTGGCCAGGATGCAGGCACTGAGCAGGTGCGCGCCGGGCTCGCTTGGTACTACGTGCGATACGGCAAAGGCTACGAGCAGTTGCGTGCCTTGGAAGCGGAAGCCCGCAGTGCCGGCCGGGGGCTGTGGTCAGAGCCTGGTGCTGTTGAGCCCTGGAACTGGCGGCGCCCCCGATAA
- a CDS encoding SOS response-associated peptidase, with amino-acid sequence MCNRYKPPPDIRDIELEWEITGKNPGQGGRWWDEVLFPRGQGPFIRRAHNDAGYTRELAVGTWGLIPWFAKEARLKYPTNNARSEELEAKASYKHPWARGQRCIIPAQDFDEPNWETGKNVWWRFRRADGRPWGLAGLWSIWKDPATGQEHESYTMLTINADAHPLMRRMHKPDPKLPPDRQDKRSVIPLAPEDYDQWLAGTVADAKALLRVPPVDIFNAAPAEAS; translated from the coding sequence GTGTGCAACCGCTACAAGCCGCCGCCAGACATTCGAGACATTGAGTTGGAATGGGAGATCACGGGAAAGAACCCGGGGCAAGGTGGACGGTGGTGGGACGAGGTGCTGTTTCCGCGGGGACAGGGGCCATTCATCCGGCGGGCCCACAACGATGCGGGGTACACGCGCGAGCTGGCGGTGGGCACGTGGGGGCTGATCCCGTGGTTCGCGAAGGAAGCGCGCCTGAAGTACCCCACGAACAACGCCAGGTCGGAGGAGTTGGAAGCCAAGGCGAGCTACAAGCATCCCTGGGCGCGCGGTCAGCGCTGCATCATCCCCGCCCAAGACTTTGACGAGCCGAACTGGGAGACGGGGAAGAACGTATGGTGGCGCTTTCGGCGTGCGGACGGGCGGCCGTGGGGGCTGGCGGGGCTCTGGAGCATCTGGAAAGACCCAGCCACAGGCCAGGAGCATGAGAGCTACACGATGCTGACGATCAACGCGGATGCCCACCCGCTGATGCGCCGCATGCACAAGCCTGATCCCAAACTGCCTCCGGACCGGCAGGACAAGCGCAGCGTGATCCCGCTGGCGCCAGAGGATTATGACCAGTGGCTGGCCGGCACCGTGGCGGACGCCAAAGCATTGCTGCGCGTCCCACCCGTCGATATCTTCAATGCTGCGCCTGCGGAGGCATCATGA
- a CDS encoding DUF3606 domain-containing protein, producing the protein MSDDPKKTGQDRQLISLEQPHEVRDWTASMKCSEEELRQAVKAVGHSANAVRAYLHGVKK; encoded by the coding sequence ATGTCTGATGACCCCAAGAAGACCGGCCAGGACCGTCAACTAATCAGCCTGGAGCAGCCGCATGAGGTGCGCGACTGGACCGCATCCATGAAGTGCAGTGAAGAAGAGCTGCGCCAAGCCGTTAAGGCGGTTGGCCACTCAGCCAACGCTGTGCGTGCCTACCTGCACGGTGTGAAGAAGTAG
- the ssb gene encoding single-stranded DNA-binding protein, with product MASVNKVIIVGNLGRDPEIRTFPSGDQVANVTIATTDRWRDKSTGENKEATEWHRVVFNGRLAEIVGQYLRKGSQVYVEGSLRTRKWTDQAGVEKYSTEIRADSMQMLGGRQDGGGQDDGQSAPAPAPANRRPAPAPRAPAPAPAQRAASGFDDMDSDDMPF from the coding sequence ATGGCATCCGTGAACAAAGTCATCATCGTCGGCAACCTAGGGCGCGACCCCGAGATCCGAACCTTCCCCAGCGGCGACCAGGTCGCCAATGTCACCATCGCCACCACCGACCGCTGGCGCGACAAGAGCACCGGCGAGAACAAGGAAGCCACCGAGTGGCACCGCGTGGTCTTCAACGGCCGTCTGGCCGAGATCGTGGGCCAGTACCTGCGCAAGGGCTCCCAGGTCTACGTGGAAGGCAGCCTGCGCACCCGCAAGTGGACCGACCAGGCGGGCGTGGAGAAGTACAGCACCGAGATTCGCGCGGACAGCATGCAGATGCTGGGAGGCCGGCAGGACGGCGGTGGGCAAGACGATGGCCAGAGCGCCCCGGCGCCAGCGCCAGCCAACCGCCGGCCTGCTCCCGCGCCACGAGCCCCAGCGCCAGCGCCGGCCCAGCGCGCCGCGTCCGGCTTCGATGACATGGACAGTGACGACATGCCTTTTTGA
- a CDS encoding DNA cytosine methyltransferase: MAAYYNEFDKYAAQWLRNLIAAGHIAPGVVDERSIEDVHPDDLRGFTQCHFFAGIGVWSLALRRAGWPDDRPVWTGSCPCQPFSEAGQGAGFDDERHLWPHFHWLISQRRPAVVIGEQVASKDAAPWLDLVALDLEALGFAFGAVAFPSSSVGAPHIRDRTYWMANSSSTRLEKRLRYAGEPRGTQRRGHAHAGSRPPSWMEHAGQHHDASEVSAAGTERPQADRPADQLGRPSVPPGAGAGPTNGVWRNADWLLCRDAKWRPVEPGTFPLAHGAPARVGRLRAYGNAINAEAARIFIECVMDAI; this comes from the coding sequence ATGGCCGCTTACTACAACGAGTTCGACAAGTACGCGGCTCAGTGGCTGCGCAACCTCATTGCCGCCGGCCACATCGCGCCTGGCGTAGTTGACGAAAGGAGCATCGAGGATGTTCACCCAGACGACCTGCGCGGATTCACCCAGTGTCATTTCTTCGCCGGGATCGGAGTCTGGAGCTTGGCCCTGCGCCGCGCCGGCTGGCCCGACGACCGACCTGTTTGGACCGGTTCCTGTCCTTGCCAACCTTTCTCCGAGGCAGGCCAAGGCGCTGGGTTTGATGACGAGCGGCACCTTTGGCCCCACTTCCACTGGCTCATCAGCCAGCGCCGTCCAGCAGTCGTTATTGGAGAGCAAGTTGCGAGCAAAGACGCAGCACCTTGGCTCGACCTTGTGGCCCTTGACCTGGAAGCCCTGGGCTTTGCCTTCGGGGCGGTTGCTTTCCCGTCTTCGAGCGTCGGTGCGCCGCACATCCGTGACCGCACTTACTGGATGGCCAACTCCAGCAGCACGCGACTGGAAAAGCGGCTGCGATACGCCGGAGAACCGCGCGGCACGCAACGCCGGGGGCATGCTCATGCAGGAAGCCGTCCACCTAGCTGGATGGAACACGCCGGACAGCACCATGACGCAAGCGAAGTCTCGGCCGCCGGTACTGAGCGCCCGCAAGCCGACCGACCCGCAGATCAGCTTGGCAGACCAAGCGTTCCACCTGGCGCCGGGGCCGGCCCGACGAACGGCGTCTGGCGAAATGCTGACTGGCTTCTCTGCCGGGATGCCAAGTGGCGGCCAGTTGAACCCGGCACATTCCCGCTGGCTCATGGGGCTCCCGCCCGAGTGGGACGACTGCGCGCCTACGGCAATGCCATCAACGCGGAAGCCGCGCGCATCTTCATCGAATGCGTGATGGACGCCATCTGA
- a CDS encoding DUF4224 domain-containing protein — MSEYLSGPELHQLTGYARCSQQAAWLKFRSIPHKLDGARVIVSRVHVQSWLEGKTVIARGGMNVAAIR; from the coding sequence ATGTCCGAATACCTGAGCGGCCCTGAGCTGCACCAGTTGACCGGCTACGCGCGCTGTTCGCAGCAGGCCGCATGGCTCAAATTTCGTAGCATCCCGCACAAGCTGGACGGCGCCCGCGTGATTGTTTCGCGGGTGCATGTCCAGTCGTGGCTGGAAGGTAAGACAGTGATCGCGCGCGGCGGGATGAATGTCGCCGCCATTCGATAG
- a CDS encoding integrase, producing the protein MPKVTKYPRLRTKVYKGKGGQAYVYYVYDMRPDGKPDVRLGKDYATAIEQWEQLHNKLPVTIGRLEEAFARFEEKELPKYDSKETRTGYAKNLRMLRPVFGGMAWDEVDLPALRLYLDHRTAKTQGNREMSLLRIVWGKALLWGMTRLPWPAAGVRGWKNEEQAREAEVTPAMFAAVYAQADQVLRDCMDIASATGMRITDARTVRMPVDGVITHRASKTKKAVQFIVADSPVLSALVTRREAMRASSVILLSTSSGRQVSARMLRERWDDARDSAAYRAEVTGDAELGKRIRAMYLRDMRSMAADLAADVETASKLLQHSSKAVTEKHYRTKAQPLRAVR; encoded by the coding sequence ATGCCCAAAGTCACGAAGTACCCGCGCCTTCGCACCAAGGTGTACAAGGGCAAGGGCGGGCAGGCGTATGTGTACTACGTGTACGACATGCGGCCCGATGGAAAGCCGGATGTTCGCCTGGGCAAAGACTACGCCACAGCGATCGAGCAGTGGGAGCAGCTGCACAACAAGCTGCCAGTCACCATCGGCCGGCTGGAAGAGGCATTCGCGCGCTTTGAAGAGAAGGAGCTGCCCAAGTACGACAGCAAGGAGACGCGCACCGGCTACGCGAAGAATCTGCGCATGCTACGTCCGGTGTTCGGCGGCATGGCCTGGGATGAGGTGGATCTGCCGGCGCTCCGGCTGTACCTCGACCACCGGACGGCCAAGACGCAGGGCAACCGGGAAATGTCCTTGCTCCGCATTGTGTGGGGCAAGGCTCTGCTCTGGGGAATGACCCGCCTCCCCTGGCCGGCGGCGGGCGTGCGCGGCTGGAAGAACGAAGAGCAAGCCCGCGAGGCCGAGGTGACGCCCGCCATGTTCGCTGCCGTCTATGCGCAGGCCGACCAGGTGCTGCGCGACTGCATGGACATTGCATCCGCCACGGGCATGCGGATCACCGATGCGCGCACGGTACGCATGCCGGTCGATGGCGTCATAACGCACCGCGCCAGCAAGACGAAGAAGGCGGTGCAGTTCATCGTGGCGGATTCCCCTGTTCTGTCCGCGCTGGTGACTCGGCGGGAAGCGATGCGCGCATCCAGCGTCATTCTGCTGTCCACCAGCAGCGGCCGTCAGGTGAGCGCGCGCATGCTGCGCGAGCGCTGGGACGACGCCAGGGACAGCGCCGCATACCGCGCCGAGGTCACGGGCGACGCCGAGCTGGGAAAACGCATCCGGGCCATGTACCTGCGGGACATGCGCTCGATGGCTGCAGACCTCGCGGCTGATGTCGAAACGGCATCAAAACTGCTGCAGCACAGCAGTAAGGCCGTCACGGAAAAGCACTACCGCACCAAGGCCCAACCGTTGCGCGCAGTACGTTGA